One Desulfovibrionales bacterium genomic region harbors:
- the gpmI gene encoding 2,3-bisphosphoglycerate-independent phosphoglycerate mutase, translated as MRPRPVLLIILDGWGYSPHTEGNAIYLARTPNMDDWSRRHPLTFLKASGEAVGLPEGQMGNSEVGHLNIGAGRIVYQDLTRINRAITSNDFFKVEPFITLMDKVGKNAGALHLLGLVSDGGVHSDLPHLFALIEMAKRHGVKDVYLHAFMDGRDTPPQSGKDYIVRVTGFLSRTGVGKIATICGRYYAMDRDNRWERVETAYRALVRGEGAIAHDPVQAVSEAYERGETDEFIRPIVIADGGKPLPRISEGDGVIFFNFRADRAREITRAFTQKAFSAFDVQARPKLAGYVTMTEYDAHFQLPVAFPPQHLFHILGEEISRHGLKQLRIAETEKYAHVTYFFNGGEETPFKNEDRCLVPSPKDVPTYDFKPEMSAHQVTEEVIRRIKTGDYDLIVLNYANPDMVGHTGILKAAIRACEAVDLCLGKVVNTFLEESGGAVIITADHGNAEEMIDPGDGSPHTAHTANLVPFILIDGQKTGQPLRRGILADIAPTILSIQGLPVPEEMTGTPLFVE; from the coding sequence GTGAGGCCGCGGCCGGTCTTGCTGATAATTCTGGACGGGTGGGGCTACAGCCCACATACAGAAGGCAACGCCATCTATCTGGCCAGGACTCCAAACATGGATGACTGGTCAAGGAGGCACCCCCTTACATTCCTTAAGGCTTCCGGCGAGGCCGTGGGATTGCCGGAAGGCCAGATGGGAAACTCGGAGGTAGGACACCTGAATATCGGCGCAGGCCGCATCGTTTATCAGGATCTGACACGCATCAACCGGGCCATAACGTCCAATGATTTCTTTAAGGTTGAGCCTTTTATTACCCTCATGGATAAAGTGGGCAAAAATGCCGGGGCCTTGCATCTGTTGGGCCTGGTCTCTGACGGGGGTGTGCACAGCGATCTGCCGCATCTTTTTGCCCTGATAGAAATGGCCAAAAGACACGGAGTGAAGGACGTCTATCTACATGCCTTCATGGATGGCCGCGATACCCCGCCCCAGAGCGGTAAGGACTACATAGTCCGGGTAACAGGCTTTCTTTCCCGCACAGGAGTAGGTAAGATAGCCACCATCTGCGGCCGGTACTATGCCATGGACCGGGACAATCGCTGGGAGCGGGTGGAGACGGCCTATCGGGCCCTGGTCAGGGGCGAAGGCGCCATAGCCCATGATCCCGTACAGGCGGTATCGGAGGCGTATGAGCGGGGCGAGACAGATGAGTTTATCCGTCCTATTGTGATAGCCGATGGTGGGAAGCCCCTCCCACGCATCAGCGAGGGAGACGGGGTGATATTTTTCAACTTCCGGGCCGACCGGGCCAGGGAAATCACCCGCGCCTTCACCCAGAAGGCATTTTCGGCCTTTGATGTGCAAGCCAGGCCCAAACTGGCCGGCTATGTGACCATGACCGAATATGACGCCCATTTTCAACTTCCCGTGGCCTTCCCGCCACAACACCTGTTCCACATTCTCGGCGAAGAAATAAGCCGGCATGGCCTTAAACAGCTTCGCATAGCCGAGACGGAAAAATATGCCCATGTCACCTACTTTTTTAACGGCGGGGAGGAGACTCCGTTTAAGAACGAAGACCGGTGCCTTGTTCCCTCTCCCAAAGACGTGCCTACATACGATTTTAAACCGGAGATGAGCGCTCATCAGGTAACAGAAGAGGTCATAAGGCGTATCAAGACCGGAGACTACGATTTAATCGTACTCAATTATGCCAACCCGGACATGGTAGGACATACCGGCATACTGAAGGCCGCCATCCGGGCCTGTGAAGCGGTTGATCTCTGCCTCGGAAAAGTAGTCAACACATTTTTGGAGGAAAGCGGCGGGGCGGTGATTATCACGGCGGATCATGGCAATGCCGAAGAGATGATCGATCCTGGAGACGGAAGCCCGCATACCGCCCACACCGCCAATCTGGTGCCGTTCATACTTATCGACGGGCAGAAGACAGGGCAACCCCTTCGCCGGGGTATCCTGGCCGATATTGCACCGACTATTCTCAGCATTCAGGGGCTGCCTGTTCCTGAGGAAATGACCGGGACGCCATTGTTCGTCGAATGA
- the rsfS gene encoding ribosome silencing factor → MLSKKQKKLPMASKEKALICARAALDKKAEDLQILDVRIVSSFSDYFIICSGHSTRHVQGIVQAIEESLRPQKIYPKGIEGLGPGQWVLMDYNDVVIHVFYGPIREFYDLESLWSEAKIVEVGEAK, encoded by the coding sequence ATGCTAAGTAAGAAGCAAAAGAAACTCCCTATGGCCTCAAAAGAAAAGGCCCTGATCTGTGCCCGGGCGGCCCTGGACAAGAAGGCGGAGGATTTACAGATTCTGGACGTCCGCATCGTATCCTCTTTTTCCGATTATTTTATAATCTGCAGCGGCCATTCCACGCGTCATGTCCAGGGCATTGTGCAGGCCATTGAAGAATCTCTCCGTCCTCAGAAGATTTATCCCAAGGGCATTGAAGGCCTGGGGCCGGGCCAGTGGGTGCTCATGGACTATAATGACGTGGTCATACATGTGTTTTATGGACCCATCAGGGAGTTTTATGACCTGGAAAGCCTCTGGAGTGAGGCCAAAATCGTAGAAGTAGGGGAGGCGAAGTGA
- the nadD gene encoding nicotinate-nucleotide adenylyltransferase, which yields MRIGIFGGAFDPIHYGHLRVAEEVYESLALERVFFLPTATPPHKTAGRITSFAHRIKMVQLAIDGVGHFVVSDIEKEIPGHSYSIETLRRLHAAFEPGTGFYFIIGLDAFVELPTWKEYRQLPSYANFVVVDRPGYSKAELEAVLDQCFPGYTYDDNRKEYLLTGQYSVFYRKTTLFGISSTAVRRAVAEGHSIRFLAPPAVEKYIYQERLYAK from the coding sequence ATGCGGATCGGGATATTCGGAGGGGCCTTTGACCCCATTCATTATGGCCACCTGCGGGTGGCAGAAGAGGTCTATGAATCTCTGGCCTTAGAGAGGGTTTTTTTCCTTCCTACTGCCACACCTCCGCATAAGACCGCCGGGAGGATAACCTCGTTTGCCCACCGGATCAAGATGGTTCAATTGGCCATAGATGGCGTTGGCCATTTTGTGGTCTCGGATATCGAAAAGGAGATACCGGGTCATTCCTATTCGATAGAGACCTTACGCCGTCTTCATGCCGCATTTGAGCCAGGTACAGGATTTTACTTTATCATCGGCCTGGACGCCTTTGTTGAACTGCCCACGTGGAAGGAATACAGGCAACTCCCATCCTATGCTAATTTTGTAGTGGTGGACAGGCCGGGTTACAGCAAGGCAGAACTAGAAGCGGTTCTGGATCAGTGTTTCCCCGGTTATACTTATGATGATAACAGGAAAGAATATCTCCTCACCGGACAATATTCTGTCTTTTATAGGAAAACAACACTCTTTGGCATCTCATCTACGGCTGTCCGCCGGGCAGTTGCAGAAGGACACTCCATTCGTTTCCTGGCGCCCCCGGCAGTAGAAAAATACATTTATCAGGAAAGGCTTTATGCTAAGTAA